One region of Oryza sativa Japonica Group chromosome 5, ASM3414082v1 genomic DNA includes:
- the LOC4338260 gene encoding probable ribonuclease P/MRP protein subunit POP5, with product MVHFKNRYMVMEAFIDTAGKDQSDPLILTQLNSTKAIRDSIQINFGECGLAACLGSLQVKYVNPITKLCVIRVSREDHQKVWAAITMVRSIGKIPVSFNLRDVSGSIRACKKAALECEEAKFEYYKLAAGDRITPKFVETMESCFNKD from the exons ATGGTTCATTTCAAGAATAGGTACATGGTGATGGAGGCATTCATCGATACGGCAGGCAAGGACCAGTCCGACCCTCTCATTCTCACCCAGCTCAATAGTACCAAAGCTATCAGAGACAGCATCCAGATCAACTTTGGGGAGTGTGGCCTAGCAGCTTGTCTTGGGTCGTTGCAAG TGAAGTATGTAAATCCGATAACGAAGCTTTGCGTGATCCGAGTTTCCCGTGAAGATCACCAGAAAGTGTGGGCTGCTATCACCATGGTGAGGAGCATTGGGAAAATCCCAGTTTCATTCAATCTGCGGGATGTGAGTG GAAGTATCAGGGCTTGCAAGAAGGCTGCGTTGGAGTGTGAAGAAGCAAAGTTTGAGTATTACAAGCTGGCTGCTGGTGATCGTATCACGCCCAAGTTCGTGGAGACCATGGAGAGCTGTTTTAACAAAGATTAA
- the LOC4338259 gene encoding protein phosphatase 1 regulatory subunit INH3, which produces MATRAPATGSTTVTVDPSPSSSSSAPASSAPPPAAESVVLRLKRRPKKKVTWKEGTVDNESLGRKSSKKCCIFHKEVPFDEDCSDDEPDGGGGRRSPPGDAGEGTSGGGGCCSSSSHGHGHGHDH; this is translated from the coding sequence ATGGcaacgcgcgcgccggcgaccgGATCCACGACCGTGACGGTGGACccctccccgtcctcctcctcctccgcgccggcctcgtcggctcccccgccggcggcggagtcggtggtgcTGCGGCTGAAGCGGCGGCCGAAGAAGAAGGTGACCTGGAAGGAGGGGACGGTGGACAACGAGTCCCTCGGCCGCAAGAGCTCCAAGAAGTGCTGCATCTTCCACAAGGAGGTCCCCTTCGACGAGGATTGCAGCGACGACgagcccgacggcggcggcggccgccggagccCTCCCGGGGACGCCGGCGAGGggacaagcggcggcggcggatgctgCTCCTCGTCCTCCCATGgtcacggccacggccacgacCATTGA
- the LOC136356593 gene encoding probable pyridoxal 5'-phosphate synthase subunit PDX1.1, whose product MGEIHALRNMDDDEVFAYAKRIAAPYNLVMQTKQLGRLPVVQFAAGGVATPADAALMMQLGCDGVFVASGIFKSGDPARRARAIVQSVTHCRSSRPSTLPPRRPCWHTFAVELCPVCREPATERGRDEQREREEEEHQRKRD is encoded by the coding sequence ATGGGCGAAATCCACGCGCTCCGCAacatggacgacgacgaggtcttCGCCTACGCCAAGCGCATCGCCGCGCCCTACAACCTCGTCATGCAGACCAAGCAGCTGGGCCGCCTCCCCGTCGTGCAGttcgcggccggcggcgtcgccacACCCGCCGATGCCGCCCTCATGATGCAGCTCGGCTGCGACGGCGTCTTCGTCGCCTCGGGCATCTTCAAGAGCGGCgaccccgcgcgccgcgcccgcgccatcgtgcaGTCCGTCACCCACTGCAGGTCGTCGCGTCCAAGCACGTTGCCGCCTCGTCGTCCTTGCTGGCACACCTTCGCCGTGGAGCTCTGCCCGGTGTGCCGCGAGCCTGCgacagagagaggaagagatgaacagagagaaagagaggaagaagaacatcagagaaagagagattga